A region of the Pseudomonas sp. A34-9 genome:
CAACTTCGGCGATATTCAGGAACTCGAGGCCGAAATCGAAAAACTCAGCGCGCGCATCCATCGTGTGCCGTTCCTCGACACGTTCGACTTGAAATACAACCTGCTGATCAAACAGCCCAATCCCAGTTCGAAAGCAGTGATGTTCTGCCTGATGGACGTCTCTGGCTCGATGACTCAGGCGACCAAGGACATCGCCAAACGCTTTTTCATCCTGTTGTACCTGTTCCTGAAACGGAACTACGACAAGATCGACGTCGTGTTCATCCGCCACCACACCAGCGCCCGGGAAGTCGACGAGGAGGAGTTTTTCTACTCGCGGGAAACCGGCGGCACCATCGTATCCAGCGCCCTGAAGCTGATGCAGGAAATCATGGCCGAGCGTTATCCGAGCAATGAATGGAACATCTACGCGGCCCAGGCTTCCGACGGCGACAACTGGAACGATGACTCGCCGATCTGTCGTGACATTCTGATCAACCAGATCATGCCGTTTGTGCAGTACTACACTTACGTGGAGATCACCCCGCGCGAACATCAGGCCTTGTGGTACGAGTACGAACGCATTGCCGAAGCCTTCTCTGACACTTTTGCCCAGCAACAACTGGTCTCGGCCGGGGATATCTATCCGGTCTTCCGTGAACTCTTCCAGCGCAGGTTAGTGACATGACCGCCAAAGAGCAGAAGCGCCAACCCATTTCCACCGGCTCCGAATGGACATTCGAGCTGATTCAGACCTACGACCGCGAAATCGCCCGGATCGCGGCCCGCTATGCGCTGGATACCTATCCCAACCAGATCGAGGTGATCACCGCCGAGCAGATGATGGACGCGTACGCCTCGGTGGGCATGCCGCTGGGCTATCACCACTGGTCTTACGGTAAACACTTTCTCAGCACCGAAAAATCCTACAGTCGCGGGCAAATGGGCCTGGCCTACGAAATCGTGATCAACTCCGACCCGTGCATTGCCTACCTGATGGAAGAAAACACCATCTGCATGCAGGCGCTGGTGGTGGCGCACGCGTGCTACGGGCACAACAGCTTCTTCAAGGGCAATTACCTGTTTCGTACCTGGACCGACGCCAGCTCGATCATCGATTACCTGGTGTTCGCCAAGCAATACATCATGCAGTGCGAAGAGCGCCATGGCATCGATGCGGTGGAAGACTTGCTCGACTCCTGCCATGCCCTGATGAACTACGGCGTCGATCGCTACAAGCGTCCGTATCCGATTTCCGCCGAAGAGGAACGCCGGCGGCAGAAAGATCGCGAAGAACACATGCAAAAGCAGATCAACGATCTGTGGCGCACCATTCCCAAAGGCGCGGACAAGTACAGCGACAGGGACAACGCACGCTTCCCGGCCGAGCCGCAGGAAAACATCCTTTACTTCATCGAGAAACACGCGCCGTTGCTGGAGCCGTGGCAGCGCGAAATCGTGCGGATCGTGCGCAAGATCGCCCAGTATTTCTATCCACAACGTCAAACCCAGGTGATGAACGAAGGCTGGGCGACGTTCTGGCACTACACGCTGATGAATGACCTGTACGACGAAGGCCTGGTCACTGATGGGTTCATGATGGAATTCCTCACCTCGCACACCAGCGTGGTGTTTCAGCCTGGATTCGATAGCCCGTATTACAACGGCATCAACCCCTACGCGCTGGGCTTTGCGATGTACCGTGACATCCGGCGCATGTGCGAAGAACCTACCGAAGAGGACCGTCGCTGGTTCCCGGAAATCGCCGGGACCGATTGGCTGTCGACCATCAAGTTCGCCATGAGCAGCTTCAAGGATGAGAGCTTTATCCTGCAGTACCTGTCACCGAAAGTGATCCGCGACCTGAAACTGTTCAGCATTCTCGATGATGACCAAAAGGACGACCTGCTGGTGCCGGCCATCCACGATGAACCCGGTTACCGGATCATTCGCGAAACCCTCGCCGCGCAGTACAACCTCGGCAACCGCGAACCCAACGTGCAGATCTACAGCATCGACCGGCGCGGTGACCGCTCACTGACCTTGCGTCACCAACAGCACGACCGCAAACCGCTGGGCGATTCCACCGACGAGGTGCTCAAACACCTGCATCGCTTGTGGGGCTTCGATATTCATCTGGAAACCCTGCAAGGCGACCAGATCATGAAAACCCATCACGTTCCGCCACGCAGTGAACACAGCGAAGGGGATTACGGTCGACTGGATCTGGCCGTCATTCATCTTTGATTCGCTTGCGGCCTCCGAAAGTCTGACGCAAGGGTTATCCTGTCAGGCTAACGGAGGTTTTTTATGCAGATTTTCAAGGTTGGCGGCGCGGTTCGTGATCGCTTGCTGGGCAAACCGGTCACCGACATCGATTGGGTGGTGGTCGGTGCCACCACGGAAGAAATGCTCGCCAAGGGCTATCGTCCGGTCGGTGCGGATTTCCCGGTGTTTCTTCACCCAAAAAGCGGCGAGGAATACGCCCTCGCCCGCACCGAGCGCAAAAGCGGTCGCGGTTACGGCGGCTTCACCTTTCATGCCAGCCCTGAAGTGACGCTTGAAGAAGACCTGATTCGCCGCGACCTGACCATCAACGCCATGGCCGAGGACGACCAGCACAATCTGACGGACCCGTACCATGGCCAGCGCGATCTTCAAGCCCGAATTCTGCGCCATGTATCGCCGGCGTTCGCCGAGGATCCACTGCGAGTGCTGCGTGTTGCCCGCTTCGCTGCGCGTTATGCCGGATTAGGCTTCACCGTCGCGCCCGAGACGCTGGAACTCATGCGGCAGCTAAGCCAATCCGGCGAACTGGAGGCACTGACCGCCGAGCGCAGCTGGAAAGAAATCTCCCGCGCGCTGATGGAAGATCAGCCTCAAGTGTTCATTCAGGTGCTTCGCGACTGTGGCGCGTTGAAAGTACTGATGCCGGAAGTCGACGCACTTTTTGGTGTGCCACAACCGGAAGCGCATCACCCGGAAATCGACACCGGCCTGCACACGCTGAGCGTGCTGGAACAGTCAGCGCTACACAAACAACCGCTGACGGTTCGTTGGGCCTGCCTGCTGCACGACCTCGGCAAAGGCCTGACCCCGGAAGCAGAGTGGCCACGGCACATCGCCCATGAACACACCGGGTTGAAGCTGATCAAAGCGGTTAACGAGCGCTTCAAGGCGCCAAAGGATTGCCAGGAACTGGCGTTACTGGTCGGCCAGTACCACACCCATGGCCACCGGGCGCTGGAGCTGAAGGCTTCGACGCTGCTGGAGCTGCTGCAGAGTTTTGACGTGTATCGCCGGCCGCAGCGATTTGAGGAGTTTATCGTCGCGTGCGAAATGGACGCCCGAGGCCGCAAAGGGCTGGAGCAGAGAAGTTATCCACAGGCGGATTACTTGCGTGGCGCGGCCAAGGCTGCGCGGGAAGTTGCGGTGCAGCCGTTGCTGGAGAAGGGATTCAAAGGGCCGGAACTGGGCGAGGCGCTGAAGCGTGAGCGACTGAAGGCGCTGAAGGCCTACAAAGAGAAAGCCTGAAGCAAGATCAAAAGATCGCAGCCTTCGGCAGCTCCTACATGGGATTAAGCGTTTTCCTGTAGGAGCTGCCGAAGGCTGCGATCTTTTGCTTTTAAAGATTCTGCGGGGTCAATTGCGCGCCCCGCCATTCGAATGCAACCGGCGCCAGAACCTGATCAATCTGCGCCTCAGCCCACAACGTCGCGAAGCTTTTTCCCACACCGGGATGCACACGATCCGGCGCAATCAACGACAACGGCCACAACACAAAAGCATTTTTCAGAATTTCCGCACGCGGCAATACCAGACCGTCGAAATTTCCCGCCAGTTCGCCGTACAACAGCACGTCGATATCCAGCGGCAAACCCTTGCGATCCGGCGCGTAGCGGCCATTATCCGCCTCAATGAACTTCAAGCGTCGATCCAGTTCCATCAATGGCAGATCGGTATAGGCCGACACCACAAAGTTGAAGAACGGCCCGCTCTTGATCCCTACCGGTTGGCTCTCGAAAACCGCCGAACAGCGGATATCTACCAGAAACGTCGCCAAAGCATCGAGCCCGGCACGCAAATGGGTTTCGCGCTCGATATTGCTACCGAGCCCGAGGTAGACCTGAGTCAGCGACATCCGCGCTCGATCTCCACACCC
Encoded here:
- a CDS encoding SpoVR family protein; protein product: MTAKEQKRQPISTGSEWTFELIQTYDREIARIAARYALDTYPNQIEVITAEQMMDAYASVGMPLGYHHWSYGKHFLSTEKSYSRGQMGLAYEIVINSDPCIAYLMEENTICMQALVVAHACYGHNSFFKGNYLFRTWTDASSIIDYLVFAKQYIMQCEERHGIDAVEDLLDSCHALMNYGVDRYKRPYPISAEEERRRQKDREEHMQKQINDLWRTIPKGADKYSDRDNARFPAEPQENILYFIEKHAPLLEPWQREIVRIVRKIAQYFYPQRQTQVMNEGWATFWHYTLMNDLYDEGLVTDGFMMEFLTSHTSVVFQPGFDSPYYNGINPYALGFAMYRDIRRMCEEPTEEDRRWFPEIAGTDWLSTIKFAMSSFKDESFILQYLSPKVIRDLKLFSILDDDQKDDLLVPAIHDEPGYRIIRETLAAQYNLGNREPNVQIYSIDRRGDRSLTLRHQQHDRKPLGDSTDEVLKHLHRLWGFDIHLETLQGDQIMKTHHVPPRSEHSEGDYGRLDLAVIHL
- a CDS encoding YeaH/YhbH family protein gives rise to the protein MSYVIDRRLNGKNKSTVNRQRFLRRYRDHIKKAVEEAVSRRSITDMEHGEQISIPGRDIDEPVLHHGRGGKQTVVHPGNKEFTAGEHIARPPGGGGGRGPGKAGNSGEGMDEFVFQITQEEFLEFMFEDLELPNLVKRNLSGTDTFKTVRAGISNEGNPSRINIIRTLRSAHARRIALSGSSRAKLREVKEELERLRREEPDNFGDIQELEAEIEKLSARIHRVPFLDTFDLKYNLLIKQPNPSSKAVMFCLMDVSGSMTQATKDIAKRFFILLYLFLKRNYDKIDVVFIRHHTSAREVDEEEFFYSRETGGTIVSSALKLMQEIMAERYPSNEWNIYAAQASDGDNWNDDSPICRDILINQIMPFVQYYTYVEITPREHQALWYEYERIAEAFSDTFAQQQLVSAGDIYPVFRELFQRRLVT
- the folK gene encoding 2-amino-4-hydroxy-6-hydroxymethyldihydropteridine diphosphokinase encodes the protein MSLTQVYLGLGSNIERETHLRAGLDALATFLVDIRCSAVFESQPVGIKSGPFFNFVVSAYTDLPLMELDRRLKFIEADNGRYAPDRKGLPLDIDVLLYGELAGNFDGLVLPRAEILKNAFVLWPLSLIAPDRVHPGVGKSFATLWAEAQIDQVLAPVAFEWRGAQLTPQNL
- a CDS encoding multifunctional CCA addition/repair protein; its protein translation is MQIFKVGGAVRDRLLGKPVTDIDWVVVGATTEEMLAKGYRPVGADFPVFLHPKSGEEYALARTERKSGRGYGGFTFHASPEVTLEEDLIRRDLTINAMAEDDQHNLTDPYHGQRDLQARILRHVSPAFAEDPLRVLRVARFAARYAGLGFTVAPETLELMRQLSQSGELEALTAERSWKEISRALMEDQPQVFIQVLRDCGALKVLMPEVDALFGVPQPEAHHPEIDTGLHTLSVLEQSALHKQPLTVRWACLLHDLGKGLTPEAEWPRHIAHEHTGLKLIKAVNERFKAPKDCQELALLVGQYHTHGHRALELKASTLLELLQSFDVYRRPQRFEEFIVACEMDARGRKGLEQRSYPQADYLRGAAKAAREVAVQPLLEKGFKGPELGEALKRERLKALKAYKEKA